In Thermotomaculum hydrothermale, a single genomic region encodes these proteins:
- a CDS encoding MotA/TolQ/ExbB proton channel family protein, giving the protein MIPIIGGFVLGLAIIIERFVNLRYYKVVNSELFLKVKEYISDGKFDLALSYVRKNANSVVKPILVEAIENRDLPEEDLRELIETVGKKSTKMLEKNLPTLSTIVSIEPLLGLLGTVTGMIKVFAVISAKGLGHADLLAKGISEALITTAAGLSIAIPFLIFYNIFSEKVEHIIIELETEIFSIFKNLK; this is encoded by the coding sequence ATGATACCCATTATAGGGGGCTTTGTTTTAGGGCTTGCGATAATTATTGAAAGATTTGTTAATTTAAGGTATTACAAGGTTGTAAACTCTGAGCTTTTTCTCAAAGTTAAGGAGTATATTTCAGACGGGAAATTTGACCTTGCACTATCTTATGTTAGAAAAAATGCAAATTCTGTGGTTAAGCCTATTCTTGTTGAAGCAATAGAAAACAGGGATTTGCCTGAAGAAGATTTAAGAGAATTAATAGAAACAGTAGGTAAAAAATCTACAAAGATGCTTGAGAAAAACCTGCCTACACTCTCTACAATAGTTTCCATTGAACCTTTGTTAGGATTGTTAGGGACAGTTACCGGTATGATTAAGGTGTTTGCAGTAATATCTGCAAAAGGGTTGGGGCACGCTGATTTACTTGCAAAAGGAATTTCAGAAGCGCTAATAACAACCGCAGCAGGATTGAGTATAGCTATTCCATTTTTGATTTTTTACAATATTTTCAGCGAGAAGGTTGAGCACATTATAATTGAACTTGAAACCGAAATATTTTCAATTTTTAAGAATTTAAAATGA
- a CDS encoding ExbD/TolR family protein — MNFREENGKKSTRVLIDISPLIDVVFILLLFFAVSTTFKEEVGLPLTLPTSKVKATKVKQKNVTIYITKDGTYYIGKKKLEDSMLVDEIKKQLEISEKKEVVIKADKGAKYEKVYKAMDASRQAGAKGLMVAGSAK, encoded by the coding sequence ATGAATTTTCGCGAAGAAAACGGCAAAAAATCTACAAGGGTATTGATTGATATTTCCCCTTTAATAGATGTTGTTTTTATCCTTCTTTTGTTTTTTGCTGTATCCACTACCTTTAAAGAGGAAGTAGGGCTTCCTCTTACCCTTCCCACAAGCAAAGTAAAGGCAACAAAGGTAAAGCAAAAAAATGTAACTATTTACATAACAAAGGATGGGACTTATTATATAGGTAAGAAAAAGCTTGAGGACAGTATGCTTGTAGATGAGATAAAAAAGCAGCTTGAAATAAGTGAGAAAAAAGAGGTTGTAATTAAGGCTGACAAGGGAGCGAAGTATGAAAAGGTTTACAAAGCAATGGATGCTTCAAGGCAGGCTGGGGCAAAGGGTTTAATGGTGGCAGGAAGTGCCAAATAA